One part of the Thermodesulfovibrio sp. 3462-1 genome encodes these proteins:
- a CDS encoding putative CRISPR-associated protein, translating to MKEFHIINVGVSIITNYQKVQEELKDKKLPDNEFWIDFLKNPKKLDEIYNFVCKDPKKYSAELNSFLRKIENSKNQIEVYFTGTKTPVNKICVRTLKRFMRENDFTVYVSKEFPGYFMETYTGEDRIKSFTHGISDMLDHLIRLANRKKEEGYKVFFNPTGGFKAHVIACALAGFMTYSEVYYLNEEFEDVITFPPLFYIPKGREIDLLKILADKKPRSGKECEEIFKEYEKEIERLILYNLIEDEKDDTGRIFRIKILNKGELIVKEFQERKL from the coding sequence ATGAAGGAGTTTCACATAATAAATGTAGGTGTAAGTATAATCACAAATTATCAAAAAGTCCAAGAAGAATTAAAAGACAAAAAACTCCCTGATAATGAATTCTGGATAGACTTTCTTAAAAATCCAAAAAAATTAGATGAAATTTATAATTTTGTCTGTAAAGATCCCAAGAAATATTCTGCTGAATTGAACTCATTTCTGAGAAAAATAGAGAATTCAAAAAATCAAATTGAGGTCTACTTTACTGGAACAAAAACACCTGTAAATAAGATTTGCGTAAGAACTCTTAAAAGGTTTATGAGAGAAAATGATTTTACTGTATATGTTTCAAAAGAATTTCCGGGATATTTTATGGAAACTTATACTGGTGAAGACAGAATTAAAAGTTTCACACACGGTATTTCTGATATGCTTGACCATTTAATCAGATTAGCAAATAGGAAAAAAGAGGAAGGATATAAAGTATTTTTCAACCCTACAGGTGGATTTAAAGCCCATGTTATTGCCTGTGCTCTGGCTGGATTTATGACTTACAGTGAAGTTTATTACTTAAATGAGGAATTTGAGGATGTTATAACCTTCCCACCACTTTTCTATATTCCTAAAGGAAGAGAAATTGATTTATTAAAAATTCTTGCTGATAAAAAGCCTCGTTCTGGTAAAGAATGTGAAGAAATTTTTAAAGAATATGAGAAGGAAATTGAACGCCTTATTCTATACAACTTAATAGAAGATGAAAAAGATGATACAGGGAGAATTTTTAGAATAAAGATATTAAATAAAGGTGAATTAATAGTAAAAGAGTTTCAGGAAAGAAAATTATAA
- the cmr6 gene encoding type III-B CRISPR module RAMP protein Cmr6: protein MRNKERRIIEKYSKDYLFYTSKDTQRILGSIISKIRIERFDERKKKWEKKDWVYDASSDFVKNPSLIFGKFIPESLVDGEEKENKDKYLYLVIKEFERIKNDYVPTLLKRIKKTIKEDFEKNGFVIQDFSLALSWRLVIGLGASHPQETSMTLHHIYGIPYIPGSAIKGVTRHWAVLRFAEELAKKNNLGIEKAIEEVSKKLENGDESLSLFLDTISFQDLIKIFGTQKEEGKVIFFDAYPDENIELKIDIMNPHYPDYYGGDKPPTDWQNPVPIKFLTIEKTKFQFYLASRDKDLLTKAENLLKDALKNFGIGAKTSLGYGVFEEV, encoded by the coding sequence ATGAGGAATAAAGAAAGAAGAATTATCGAAAAATACAGCAAAGACTACTTGTTTTATACTTCAAAGGATACCCAAAGAATTTTAGGGAGCATTATTTCAAAAATAAGAATTGAGAGGTTTGACGAAAGAAAAAAGAAATGGGAAAAGAAAGATTGGGTTTATGATGCATCTTCCGACTTTGTTAAAAATCCTTCTTTAATCTTTGGGAAATTTATTCCTGAAAGTTTAGTTGACGGGGAAGAAAAGGAAAACAAAGACAAATACTTATATTTGGTTATTAAAGAATTTGAAAGAATTAAAAATGATTATGTTCCGACTCTTTTAAAGAGGATTAAAAAAACTATAAAAGAAGATTTTGAGAAAAACGGTTTTGTAATACAAGACTTCTCTTTAGCTTTATCCTGGCGTCTTGTAATTGGTCTTGGTGCATCTCATCCACAGGAAACATCAATGACACTCCACCACATCTATGGAATTCCCTATATTCCAGGAAGTGCAATAAAAGGAGTAACAAGACATTGGGCAGTCTTGAGGTTTGCTGAGGAATTAGCAAAGAAAAATAATTTAGGGATAGAAAAAGCGATCGAAGAGGTTTCAAAGAAATTAGAAAACGGTGACGAATCTTTAAGTCTCTTTTTGGATACCATATCTTTTCAAGATTTAATCAAAATCTTTGGCACTCAAAAAGAAGAAGGAAAGGTAATTTTCTTTGATGCCTATCCAGATGAAAACATAGAATTAAAAATAGATATTATGAATCCTCACTATCCAGATTACTATGGAGGCGATAAACCACCAACTGACTGGCAAAATCCAGTTCCTATAAAATTTTTAACAATTGAAAAAACGAAATTCCAATTTTATCTTGCATCAAGAGATAAAGATTTACTAACTAAAGCAGAAAATTTACTGAAAGACGCTCTTAAGAACTTTGGCATAGGTGCAAAAACATCTTTAGGATATGGAGTTTTTGAGGAGGTTTAA
- the cmr5 gene encoding type III-B CRISPR module-associated protein Cmr5 yields the protein MAEKESFITKLEKGRAEFAYRCVEEAKQTFQGESKKQKEYKSYVKKIPSMVLSNGLGQTLAFVKAKSKKENAYDLIYKQLTEYMKSNHTTRISMQQSEADLVKWVISCNSQDYRYITQEILAFLQWLKRFAEGLIEEEE from the coding sequence ATGGCTGAAAAAGAATCATTCATAACCAAACTTGAAAAAGGAAGGGCAGAATTTGCATATAGGTGTGTTGAAGAAGCCAAACAAACCTTCCAGGGTGAATCTAAAAAACAAAAAGAATATAAATCATATGTAAAAAAAATTCCTTCAATGGTTTTATCAAATGGACTTGGTCAAACACTTGCTTTTGTCAAAGCAAAGAGTAAAAAAGAAAATGCCTATGATTTAATTTACAAGCAATTAACAGAATATATGAAAAGCAACCATACCACAAGAATTTCTATGCAACAGAGTGAAGCTGACCTTGTTAAATGGGTTATCTCCTGCAATTCTCAAGATTATCGCTATATAACCCAGGAAATCCTTGCTTTCTTACAATGGCTTAAAAGATTTGCTGAAGGGTTAATTGAGGAGGAAGAATGA
- the cmr4 gene encoding type III-B CRISPR module RAMP protein Cmr4 codes for MFKKIKLFFIIAETPLHPGSGGELGLVDLPIQRERYTDFPKIEASGLKGCIREAFESQLTLDKQNKQYRLLNNEVIGCLKKEFKNIEEIWREKKNGKEVENTDRDGNKLILYQQAINNIFGPEDGEAHAGALAFTDARILLFPVKSLKGVFAWITCPMVLERFKEDLRLAREIPNELNIDFSTLENTLPQQTNICIESKVVLEEYTFEVRESETTSKIAEFLSEKIFPDTNTNAPYKFWRKKLEKDLVILSNDDFTQFVKTSTEIITRTKIDNKTGTVASGALWTEEYLPQDTILYSLAMASPVRVEKEEAKGVLKGNTPEEEAKKVLEFFESGCPEVLQIGGNQTIGKGLVRIQIFK; via the coding sequence ATGTTTAAAAAAATTAAACTATTTTTTATCATAGCAGAAACACCTCTTCATCCGGGTAGTGGTGGAGAATTAGGACTTGTTGATTTACCAATACAAAGAGAAAGGTACACCGACTTTCCAAAGATTGAGGCATCGGGGCTGAAAGGGTGTATAAGAGAGGCGTTTGAAAGTCAATTAACATTAGACAAACAGAATAAGCAATATCGTTTATTAAATAATGAAGTTATAGGTTGTCTGAAAAAAGAGTTTAAAAATATTGAAGAGATTTGGAGGGAAAAGAAAAATGGTAAAGAAGTAGAAAACACTGACAGAGACGGAAATAAATTAATTTTGTACCAACAAGCAATTAACAATATCTTTGGTCCTGAAGATGGAGAAGCTCATGCTGGCGCCCTTGCCTTTACTGATGCAAGGATTCTGTTATTTCCTGTAAAGTCACTAAAAGGGGTCTTTGCCTGGATTACTTGTCCTATGGTTTTAGAAAGGTTTAAGGAAGATCTAAGGCTTGCCAGGGAAATTCCAAATGAACTCAATATTGATTTTTCAACTTTAGAAAATACTTTGCCTCAACAAACAAATATTTGTATTGAGTCAAAGGTAGTTCTTGAAGAATACACTTTTGAAGTAAGAGAATCTGAAACAACTTCCAAAATAGCGGAGTTTCTTTCTGAAAAAATTTTTCCAGATACAAACACAAATGCCCCATACAAATTCTGGCGGAAAAAACTTGAAAAAGACCTTGTAATCCTTTCTAATGATGATTTTACCCAATTTGTTAAGACATCTACTGAAATAATCACAAGGACAAAAATAGATAACAAAACTGGAACTGTTGCATCAGGTGCTCTCTGGACAGAGGAGTATTTACCTCAGGATACAATTCTTTATTCCCTTGCTATGGCCTCACCGGTAAGGGTTGAGAAAGAAGAGGCAAAAGGAGTTCTAAAAGGAAATACCCCTGAAGAGGAAGCAAAAAAAGTTTTGGAATTCTTTGAATCAGGATGTCCTGAGGTCCTTCAAATTGGTGGAAATCAGACAATAGGGAAAGGTTTAGTAAGAATTCAAATTTTTAAATAG
- a CDS encoding putative CRISPR-associated protein: MKKIITMVGTSLFENYIEKNDDTNFKNAYNHLKNNKINAQNLDSESQRRKNIEKGLDRTWFEKHKQNVSAEIKSLIKLKEELNEDFEIHLLYSDTALSRLAAEILQKAITQYYDEFKDCEVKIIEIPKLQIWDKREFMEGMSNLIKKVDEISKGSWENVIINITGGYKATIPYLTILGQINRCPIYYIFEDTDALIKISPTPISINWGIFEKYSHILEKFEKGIDQLNEFKKDYSEYDQFYEELKSLIWIDNQLQLAELNPIGKIFWQLYQKNIIVYIPTQSQYFKLPQPHKRRIENAVRELYGRLKTFLKNEKNKSSCIKKIINLTDQNDLRHGPVIDEEEGVFIFKSTNETHIRLLYSFNLSPIGEVTSIIIYDFVYEKFDHSKYIEQFKRNYPIIKDREKTILPVKKEVSHV; encoded by the coding sequence ATGAAAAAGATAATCACAATGGTTGGAACATCATTATTTGAAAATTATATTGAAAAAAATGATGATACGAATTTTAAAAATGCCTATAACCATCTCAAGAATAACAAAATCAACGCCCAAAATCTGGATAGTGAATCGCAAAGAAGAAAAAATATTGAAAAAGGATTAGACCGAACATGGTTTGAAAAACATAAGCAAAATGTCTCAGCAGAAATTAAAAGTTTAATAAAATTAAAAGAAGAACTCAATGAAGATTTTGAAATACATCTCTTATATTCTGATACCGCTTTAAGTCGTCTTGCTGCTGAAATTTTACAAAAAGCTATAACTCAATATTATGATGAATTTAAAGATTGCGAAGTTAAAATAATAGAAATTCCTAAACTTCAAATTTGGGACAAAAGAGAATTCATGGAAGGAATGAGTAATTTAATTAAGAAAGTTGACGAAATTTCAAAAGGCTCTTGGGAAAATGTTATTATTAATATTACTGGTGGATATAAAGCAACCATTCCATATTTAACAATCCTTGGTCAGATTAACAGATGTCCAATTTATTACATTTTTGAAGACACAGATGCACTGATAAAAATTTCTCCTACACCAATAAGTATAAATTGGGGGATCTTTGAAAAATATTCTCATATACTTGAAAAATTTGAAAAAGGTATAGATCAATTAAATGAATTTAAAAAGGATTATTCTGAATATGATCAATTTTATGAAGAATTAAAATCTTTAATCTGGATAGATAACCAACTTCAGCTTGCAGAGTTAAATCCAATTGGTAAAATTTTCTGGCAACTCTACCAAAAGAATATAATAGTGTATATTCCTACGCAGTCGCAATATTTTAAACTTCCTCAACCACATAAAAGAAGAATAGAAAATGCTGTAAGAGAATTATATGGAAGGCTAAAAACTTTTTTAAAAAATGAAAAGAATAAGTCATCATGTATCAAAAAGATTATTAATTTGACAGATCAGAATGATTTAAGACATGGACCAGTAATTGATGAAGAAGAAGGAGTTTTTATTTTTAAATCAACAAATGAAACACATATTAGACTTTTATATTCTTTTAACCTCTCGCCTATAGGTGAAGTGACATCAATTATAATTTATGATTTTGTATATGAAAAATTTGACCATTCTAAATATATAGAACAATTTAAAAGAAATTACCCAATTATTAAAGATAGAGAAAAAACTATTTTACCAGTAAAAAAGGAGGTAAGCCATGTTTAA
- the cmr3 gene encoding type III-B CRISPR module-associated protein Cmr3 — protein MFYKIKPLDTLFFRDGRPFSMGAETWANPVFPPYPSTVYGAIRTWLIFEWGNLEKFKKGELKEELGTLENKGSLKIKGPLLALEDILYFPVPKDLLKEKGKKDEKLYDIDLVNKPEIFISDYNLAKCLVNKSDTELEEADELLDRDRLKDYLEGKEITNYTKYTENTEKDKLFTKELKTGIKRSRKTLSSEEGYLYRIPMIRLDKKASLYIEIEGINNYPEKGLIQLGGEGKTAQIEKIQNSLMESLQNVKFKFENRRFKIYFAIPAIFKKGWLPDWIDESSFEGEFNGIKLKLIACAIGKFVLIGGWDLARKKPKPMYKAVPAGSVYYFEILDDSTPDKIKDAFHLKNISDINSEDGFGLSLVGEVKL, from the coding sequence ATGTTTTATAAGATTAAACCACTCGATACATTATTTTTTAGAGATGGAAGACCATTTTCAATGGGTGCTGAAACCTGGGCAAATCCTGTCTTTCCTCCATATCCATCAACGGTTTATGGAGCAATTAGAACATGGCTTATTTTTGAATGGGGAAATTTAGAAAAATTTAAAAAAGGAGAACTAAAAGAAGAACTTGGAACGCTTGAAAATAAAGGAAGTTTGAAAATAAAGGGTCCATTACTTGCTTTAGAAGATATCTTATATTTCCCTGTTCCGAAGGATTTGCTTAAAGAAAAAGGAAAAAAAGATGAAAAATTATATGATATTGATTTAGTAAATAAGCCAGAAATTTTCATATCTGATTATAACTTGGCAAAATGTTTGGTTAATAAAAGTGATACCGAGTTAGAGGAAGCAGATGAGTTGCTTGATAGAGATAGATTAAAGGATTATTTAGAAGGAAAGGAAATAACCAATTATACAAAATATACAGAAAATACAGAAAAAGACAAATTATTTACCAAAGAGCTAAAAACAGGAATAAAAAGAAGTAGAAAAACATTATCATCCGAAGAGGGATATCTATACAGAATCCCAATGATAAGGCTTGATAAAAAAGCAAGTTTATATATTGAAATTGAAGGTATAAACAATTATCCAGAAAAAGGATTGATTCAGCTTGGTGGGGAAGGTAAAACAGCACAAATAGAAAAAATTCAAAATAGCCTTATGGAAAGCTTGCAAAATGTAAAATTTAAGTTTGAAAACAGAAGGTTTAAGATTTATTTCGCAATACCAGCAATATTTAAAAAAGGTTGGCTTCCTGATTGGATTGATGAAAGTAGTTTTGAAGGAGAATTTAATGGAATAAAACTTAAACTTATTGCTTGTGCAATTGGGAAATTTGTTTTAATTGGTGGCTGGGATCTGGCAAGAAAAAAGCCAAAACCAATGTACAAAGCAGTTCCTGCTGGAAGCGTTTATTACTTTGAAATTTTAGATGATTCAACGCCGGATAAGATTAAAGATGCTTTTCATTTAAAAAATATATCTGATATAAACTCTGAGGATGGGTTTGGATTAAGTTTAGTTGGAGAGGTGAAACTATGA
- the cas10 gene encoding type III-B CRISPR-associated protein Cas10/Cmr2, translating to MSWYNDFLKKFFHDPVDKPFDIPTHERRVKEYAEIFGVSGIEEGKYSDQIASCMERSSLPKSKKLTEIRHPLSDEKIKVEGIEFEQAIKKIREILEEIVKEYKFVEDEKKSLLIWRNLLEELIEKTDENLKKFIPLLPAYTRFPDHSIWEHLKISTAINAVFLREKTQESKGQNNSLFLFTIGPVQSFISQARKTQDFFMGSFMLSYLTFVAMKNVIEKYGPTSIIYPDLYRQPFMDWYLENEKVKWLSIKNPHLKDIALPTIPNRFVAIIQTTDETEIKNLANEMRQAIKDEITAARDTIFKELKISLNDSQKNIVYNQLSDFPQIYWVAIPWRKGDRDLGIIEVLEKDEKGEDKKVKKFYKEDLKDFFTDEKLKNWQELWDFGKDKGEYEPNIGFLYQLLYTALEKSMGARKNLREFRQNPEAGRKCSVCGERNVVFFWESKNKDKFKRYNPDALDLTKKISEKYLSDGEGLCSLCLLKRTFDIHLKEKVSDAFKDFSFPSTAEVASADFKEKAIENAKDEFYKFVKRFHELAKKDYLKVKPLPKLENKITENLEGSWFYEENYTEKEGIDINTKEIEELKEKLKKITDKVEKPSPYYAILYLDGDNMGRWLSGELLPEIQHAYNSEVWERLPEEFKKELEKYVPKKILTPAIHSAISTALRNYAIEFVKKIVEKEHLGKLIYAGGDDVLAFVNLRDLFDVMEKLRWAFSGQIKFENGNIEVDMSNTSGFVLKDGVYYLTMGKKATCSMGVVIAHYKEPLKIVIDKVFEMKKEAKKEEKNKFAILLMKRSGEERIGIAEWLIDGNLTTEILKTLKDCMNRENKNYISDGFIQKLKQEFAKIKEKEGSFGLTGEIFNTELKRLLTRAYNGESKSRKEIVEKFYNKAKLLFWRTGEDIDNFTNLLEIASFMNKGE from the coding sequence ATGAGTTGGTATAATGATTTTCTTAAAAAATTCTTTCACGACCCAGTAGATAAACCTTTTGATATACCTACGCATGAGCGAAGGGTAAAAGAGTATGCAGAGATTTTTGGAGTTTCAGGAATTGAGGAAGGAAAATATTCAGACCAGATTGCTTCATGTATGGAAAGAAGTTCGCTTCCAAAGTCAAAGAAACTTACAGAAATAAGGCATCCGCTTTCTGATGAAAAGATAAAAGTTGAAGGTATTGAATTTGAGCAGGCGATTAAAAAAATTAGAGAAATTTTAGAAGAGATAGTAAAAGAATATAAATTTGTAGAAGATGAAAAAAAATCACTTTTAATCTGGAGAAATCTATTAGAAGAGCTCATTGAGAAAACAGATGAGAATCTGAAAAAATTTATTCCTTTGCTTCCCGCATATACAAGGTTTCCTGATCACTCAATATGGGAGCATCTAAAAATATCAACGGCAATAAACGCAGTTTTTTTAAGAGAAAAAACTCAAGAAAGCAAAGGGCAAAACAACTCACTTTTCCTTTTCACAATAGGTCCTGTTCAATCTTTTATCTCACAAGCAAGAAAGACGCAAGATTTCTTTATGGGAAGTTTTATGCTTTCTTATTTGACATTTGTTGCTATGAAAAACGTTATAGAGAAATATGGTCCAACATCAATTATATATCCTGATTTGTATAGGCAGCCTTTTATGGATTGGTATCTTGAAAACGAAAAGGTAAAATGGCTATCAATTAAAAATCCACATTTAAAAGATATTGCTTTACCAACGATTCCAAACAGGTTTGTAGCGATAATTCAAACAACAGATGAAACGGAGATAAAAAACCTTGCAAATGAAATGAGACAAGCAATTAAAGACGAGATTACTGCCGCAAGGGATACAATTTTTAAAGAGTTAAAAATAAGCTTAAATGATAGTCAAAAAAACATAGTATATAATCAACTTTCTGACTTTCCTCAAATCTACTGGGTTGCTATTCCTTGGAGAAAAGGAGATAGGGATTTGGGTATAATTGAAGTTTTGGAAAAAGATGAAAAAGGTGAAGATAAAAAAGTTAAAAAATTTTATAAAGAAGATTTGAAGGATTTTTTTACAGATGAAAAATTAAAAAATTGGCAGGAATTATGGGATTTTGGGAAAGATAAAGGTGAATATGAACCGAATATCGGCTTTCTCTATCAACTTCTTTACACTGCTTTAGAAAAATCAATGGGAGCAAGAAAGAATTTGAGGGAATTTAGGCAAAATCCAGAAGCAGGAAGAAAATGTTCAGTTTGTGGAGAAAGAAATGTAGTTTTCTTTTGGGAAAGCAAAAACAAAGATAAATTTAAGAGATACAATCCGGATGCATTAGACCTTACTAAAAAAATAAGTGAGAAATATCTTTCCGATGGAGAAGGGCTTTGCTCTTTATGCTTGTTAAAGAGAACTTTTGATATTCATCTAAAAGAAAAAGTAAGCGATGCCTTTAAAGATTTCTCTTTTCCTTCAACTGCAGAGGTTGCAAGTGCTGATTTTAAAGAAAAGGCAATCGAAAATGCGAAAGATGAATTTTATAAGTTTGTAAAAAGGTTTCACGAATTGGCGAAAAAGGATTACTTAAAAGTCAAACCTCTGCCAAAATTAGAAAACAAAATTACAGAGAACCTTGAGGGTTCGTGGTTTTATGAAGAAAATTATACTGAAAAGGAAGGAATTGATATTAATACAAAGGAAATAGAAGAATTAAAGGAGAAGTTAAAGAAAATTACAGATAAAGTTGAGAAACCAAGCCCTTACTATGCAATCCTTTATCTTGATGGAGACAATATGGGAAGATGGCTTTCGGGGGAATTGTTGCCAGAGATTCAACATGCTTATAACTCAGAGGTATGGGAAAGATTGCCCGAAGAATTTAAAAAAGAATTAGAAAAATATGTTCCCAAAAAGATTTTAACACCGGCTATTCATTCCGCCATATCAACAGCATTAAGAAATTATGCAATTGAATTTGTAAAGAAAATTGTTGAAAAGGAGCATCTTGGGAAACTCATTTATGCTGGTGGTGATGATGTTTTAGCTTTTGTTAATTTAAGAGATTTATTTGATGTAATGGAAAAATTAAGATGGGCTTTTTCAGGACAGATAAAATTTGAAAATGGCAATATAGAAGTAGATATGAGTAATACTTCTGGTTTTGTTCTGAAAGACGGGGTTTACTATTTAACCATGGGTAAAAAGGCAACCTGTTCAATGGGGGTGGTTATTGCCCATTATAAGGAGCCATTAAAGATTGTGATTGATAAGGTATTTGAGATGAAAAAGGAAGCAAAGAAGGAAGAAAAAAATAAATTTGCCATTTTACTTATGAAGAGATCTGGAGAAGAAAGGATTGGTATTGCTGAATGGTTGATTGACGGAAATTTGACAACAGAAATTCTGAAAACTTTAAAAGATTGTATGAATAGAGAAAATAAAAATTATATCTCAGATGGATTTATACAAAAATTAAAACAGGAGTTTGCAAAAATAAAAGAGAAAGAAGGTAGTTTCGGATTGACCGGAGAGATTTTTAACACAGAACTAAAAAGATTATTGACAAGGGCTTATAATGGTGAAAGTAAGAGCCGAAAAGAAATTGTTGAAAAATTCTACAATAAAGCAAAATTACTTTTCTGGCGGACAGGAGAAGATATAGATAACTTCACAAATCTTCTTGAAATTGCAAGTTTTATGAATAAGGGGGAATAG
- a CDS encoding HI0074 family nucleotidyltransferase substrate-binding subunit codes for MRERVKRTFFDFEKAIQNLKIAVEKAVDDLDIDGVIKRFELCYELSWKAIRIYLEDLGIICKNPRECFKQAKINGLIEDEITWMEMIETRNRLVHEYSAEFSREIFEEIKTKYVKILEDLYKTLKERLSDELV; via the coding sequence ATGAGAGAAAGGGTTAAAAGAACATTTTTTGATTTTGAAAAAGCAATCCAAAACCTAAAAATTGCGGTAGAAAAAGCAGTTGATGACTTGGATATTGATGGAGTGATAAAAAGGTTTGAACTTTGCTATGAACTTTCATGGAAGGCGATAAGAATTTATCTCGAGGATTTAGGAATTATTTGTAAAAATCCGAGAGAATGTTTTAAACAGGCAAAAATAAATGGTTTGATTGAAGATGAAATAACATGGATGGAGATGATAGAGACAAGAAATAGACTTGTTCATGAATATTCAGCAGAGTTTTCAAGAGAGATATTTGAAGAAATAAAGACAAAATATGTAAAAATTCTTGAAGATTTATATAAAACATTAAAGGAGAGGTTGAGTGATGAGTTGGTATAA
- the cmr1 gene encoding type III-B CRISPR module RAMP protein Cmr1, with the protein MNRCSLLCQVITPMFIAGADSRTPELRPSEFKGMMRFWWRAIRAESDIDKLKKEEAEIFGGTGEKEGKSKVRIKVIPQRAHQFIGWNLKNDYGLDWHFDKDTQSLAGKDAGIGYLLYSTVLPRQERKFIKDGFEFNIELSSFDEKSFKNAIASLWASIYLGGFGTRARRGGGNIIVKKIEGETYGINFIPKGSSSDEIFNWLKGNLHKCFEIVRGGLPSNFVSEYSNLSFSRIIISNQLFPNWKDALNNIGKIYLDFRKEHKSNVLDTAVFGLPRKHAIAEKGNIKINRRSSPLIFKLIKTINGFAWLVIRLSSEFLEEGTIIKAGSRIQKPDYKLIDEFWNELKNKGKEYILSQPKILNNIIHKIENQILPKKIILFGSRARGDAHRNADIDIAVESGKFIGGIDIIAPIDIVDLKKANKELKEKIEREGIIIYERKG; encoded by the coding sequence ATGAACAGATGTAGTCTTTTATGCCAAGTCATAACGCCAATGTTTATAGCAGGAGCGGATAGTAGAACTCCTGAGTTAAGACCATCTGAATTTAAAGGTATGATGAGGTTTTGGTGGAGGGCAATAAGGGCTGAAAGTGATATTGATAAATTGAAAAAAGAAGAGGCAGAGATTTTCGGTGGGACAGGAGAGAAGGAAGGAAAAAGCAAGGTAAGGATAAAAGTGATTCCTCAGCGAGCCCATCAGTTCATTGGATGGAATTTAAAAAATGACTATGGTTTAGATTGGCACTTTGATAAAGATACTCAATCATTGGCAGGGAAGGATGCTGGAATAGGATATTTACTTTATTCAACGGTTTTGCCAAGACAGGAAAGAAAATTTATAAAAGATGGATTTGAATTTAATATAGAGCTATCCTCCTTTGATGAAAAATCTTTCAAAAATGCTATTGCCTCTCTCTGGGCATCAATTTATCTTGGTGGTTTTGGAACAAGGGCAAGAAGAGGTGGAGGAAATATTATTGTAAAAAAGATAGAAGGTGAGACATATGGAATTAATTTTATCCCCAAAGGAAGCAGTTCAGATGAAATTTTCAATTGGTTAAAGGGAAATCTTCATAAATGTTTTGAAATCGTAAGAGGAGGCCTTCCTTCAAATTTTGTTTCAGAATATTCAAATCTATCTTTTTCAAGAATAATTATCTCCAACCAGCTATTTCCTAACTGGAAAGATGCTTTAAATAATATAGGCAAGATTTATTTAGATTTTAGGAAAGAACATAAATCTAATGTTTTAGATACAGCAGTCTTTGGATTACCAAGAAAACATGCCATTGCTGAAAAAGGGAACATAAAAATAAATCGTCGGTCATCTCCATTAATTTTTAAATTAATTAAAACAATAAATGGTTTTGCTTGGCTTGTTATACGCTTATCAAGTGAGTTCTTAGAAGAAGGAACAATTATAAAAGCTGGTAGTAGGATTCAAAAACCAGATTATAAACTCATTGATGAATTCTGGAATGAATTAAAAAATAAAGGTAAGGAATATATTTTATCACAGCCAAAAATTTTAAATAATATTATTCATAAGATAGAAAACCAAATTTTACCTAAAAAGATAATTCTTTTCGGTTCAAGGGCAAGAGGAGATGCTCATAGAAACGCAGATATTGATATTGCAGTTGAGAGCGGAAAATTCATAGGTGGAATAGATATCATTGCTCCAATAGATATAGTTGATTTAAAAAAAGCAAATAAAGAACTTAAAGAAAAGATAGAAAGAGAAGGAATAATAATTTATGAGAGAAAGGGTTAA